The segment AACGAAGATTTCCCACTCGTATGTTTCTAGCTCCCGATGGAAAAACCTATGAGCCATACAAAATTCGACCCAAAAAGAAGGATGCTTCAGCTACAACAAACGGCGATACTGAGATGGGTGGAATTAAAGAAGACAAggcagatgaggaagaagaattggaagaagtCCCGGAGGATGACGAAGGCGCTATTTGGCCATTAAAAGGTTTGTCTATATGTTTCTTGCAGGCCTTGTATATGCTGATACAATGTAGAGGGTCGAATCGAGAATCTTCCAGCCTTTTGCGCTTTCCTACATCACGTTCACAACCAATTATCGCCAACTCTTCACACGCCTGTTATGTTAATTGCGCAACCTGCTTGGACGGCCAAGAATCATGAAGACCTCACTCAATtcatatttgaaaagttcaGAACTCCTGCGCTTTGCATCATGGACAGCGCATTGGCAACTTCATACGCATTTGGAATCGCAAACTCAACAGTCATCGATGTAGGATTTGAAAAGGTTGATATTACTGCTGTTACGGACTTCCAAATATCTGGCAGAGGAAATATACCACAGTCTGGTGGAGAGGCAATGACATTGCGCTTGCAAGAGTTACTCAAGTCGAAGGACTTTACAAGGGATATGGCagaacaattgaagaagagtgCAATTTGTGAAATACTACCTCTGGGGACTCCTCTGCCGGGTGGTGAGGAGAACGCAGAAGTCGTAAGCAACCCTGCCGCTGCAGCTTCCACTGGTGCACCATCGTCTGGACCGAATGTTAAGGTTGCAGAAGCACCTCGCGGACCAGGACAAAATACTGAGgtaggagaagaagatgccATTAATGGTATCGATGCTGCAGAAGACGATGGTGTTTTAGATGTTGCTAGTATTGTGGCAAGTGGGAAAACTCAAGAATATCTCgcaaagattgaaaaggagaaagCTGGAAAGGCTTCGAAGAAGGCCCAGAAGGACAAAGAAGCAGCAGAGGCGGCAGCAGCTAAGCCAGTGAGGTTACCAAACTCGAAGAGACCTCGCGCTACGTTCCACTACGAATCATCACTTCCTGAGCCAGACGCAAAACGCCAAAAGACGCCCGAGCCAGTAACCACAGCGAACCATGAGGGCGTACCATCTCCTACCGGTACAGCCACCGATGCTCCCGTCGACACTACGTCAGGTACCGATCCGGCTGTTGCGGTGGATGAAACTGCAGCTCGTGAGCAAGCAAAGACAGCACGCAGACAGAAAGCTTGGGAAGATGAGCACCCTGATCGCACGAGAAGAGATATTGACATCGGCCTAGAGAGATTCCAAGCAGCAAGTGAGAGTTATATGGACGCTATTGCCGATACTGTCTACAGGACTATCCTCTCCGTTGACGACATCTCCAAACGTCAAGATGCTTGGGATTCTCTGATCATCTGTGGATCAGGATCAAAGGTCAGAGGCTTCAAAGATGCGCTCATTGCAATTCTCAATGCCCGATATCTTATTTCGCCAAGCTCTGCAACCATGTTTATGAGTGAACTCCCTTCGAATCTACCAACACCATCTGGCACAGGTTCCATGACACCAAATGCTTCCTTTTCCTCGACACCACATCCAGTACCCTCAGCTAACGCAGTTAATCCTTTACTCCTTGCAGCGACTACCGCATCAAATCCTGCACTTAATCCTAACATACCTTCGTTCAACAGCGGAGCAAACGCTCAGCACTCATCACACTCTCAGTCACCCACCAGCATCAAACTCGCCACTCCTCCAGGATACTTCCCAGAGTGGAAGACTTATGAGGAGGCCGTTTTCTTAGGATCTCAAGTAGCTGCCAAGGTCATTTTTGTTGTCGATCAAGGTCTATCCAAGGGGTTCTTATCACGAGTTGATTTCAACGAAGAAGGACCAACTGCTATTCATCAAGtgtaagtttttttttcctcTTGGATCGTGATATAAGTGCCTTGTACTGATACAGAAATAGTGGACTTGTGTATTAAAAGAATTGCGAAAGCGGAGTATGTGGTAATGCATttgggagaaaagaagagaatgatgatAAATTTACAGACAAAAAGTATACCCATACTTTCATCGAAGCCCATATATTCAAGTTTGTagtaataaaatgaatatccCTTTGCTTCTGTTCGCCTTTGATGTACTAGATAACTTGAGCTGAGATATTTGTAAAGGAGTAAACTCACAACTAAACAGCCGATTTGAGACAAGGCCTCCCGAAAAGAAAACGCCAACTCCCTTTCTCTAACATACAGTTATGCCTCCCAGCTCTTTCACCTCTTATGTCCGCTCCTACCATCCTACCACCTCCGACGAGGCTCTACCTCTCTCGTACCGAACCCATTAGTGAAACACTCTCCGAATTGGCCGTTTTTATATCGATAAATTTGGTCAATAATTTTAGACTTAGGAGAAGAGTGGGCCTCAGAGGAGAGTTGGTGAAGTGAGAATAGGTAGGAACAGAGGGTGGTGAGAGACGCTCAACGTTATCTTTGTCAATTACCACTTTTGGAGCTGAATGGGTTATCTTATTGTTCAATTTTCCAGAGGTTGAATAGAAAAAAGCCAATTGGAGGCCCTTCccacctcttctttcctcttccttgcCTCTTCATTTTGGATGAATTCCCATAACAACTGATTCAAGTTATATTAAAGGAGATGGATATCCGTATGCTGCCCAGCCTTTTGAAGAAGTGAGCTTTATGGAAAGGGACAAGCAATCTACCCAGGTCAGGTGAGTTGGCCATGctccttccttctcttttATTGCCTACCTACCACCTACCGCCTACCTAGCACCCGACACTTATTACTTGCCATTGATACAACTCCCATTTATACTTTCTTCTAACAAGCTCGGAAAATTCACTAGTACAGCGAACCAGATTTTCAGGCAGCCTAAACTTACTTAGCTCGCGTCACTTTGCTTTTaaccctttttttttactttcccACGAAGCCCTTTTCTTTCATGAAAACCACTGGACTGGACAACTTACTATCTACACAACGACCTTGAAATCTGCCTGGAAAACTACCTAGTAAGTATTATTGTCTCTCCAAATCCCTTGCCCGATTCACGTCTCTTTAATCCTCTTTGTGTCAAAACTCTGGTCATTGCTTTGCTGGATTTTGttgttcctcttcctcccaaAATTGTTGTCCATCTAATGGGATTTAATACTCCATGAGATGAATTGGTATATACAGATTGCAAAATTCTCACCACTTGATTTATCTGGGTTTTGCTAATGCTACTTATGCGAACCAGTTCAACATGAAGTCACCATCTCGCCCTGTGAGGAAGGCGACGAAGAAAGTTACAATGACAAAGTCAAAGTTATCgaccaagaaaaagaatacCAATGCCAAGAAGAGTTTTCCTCAGCCAGAGGCGGCCAAGGCTATTGTAACGAATCCGGTTGATCGACTTTATAAGACTGTGACTTTGGAAAGTGATGATATCGAAGATGGAATTTGGATGATACGCAGACTTGGCAATGGTAAATATGAAGCTGTTAATCTCAATGATGCTGCGTTCGAAGACATCTGCTCGGAGGAAAATGAGGCAAGAATGGCTTCCACTCCGAAAAGCCTCGAGGTTTTCAAAGCAAGCCAAAAGTCTATGAAAGATATTTCATTGAAGCTGGATAGAGCTATCTTTACCGCAAGTATGTATTCGGCTCCGCGTTCTTACACAACCCATGCACCCGGGCAGAATTAACGTTTTCATTACAGGTGGAAAGGTCTTCCGATTCAATAAGCTCCCTATCGAGTTGCGATACAAAATTTACGAGTATGCACTGATTTCAGAAACTGGTTTACACCCCGACTACTCCTCCTGCAACAGTTTCAAATTACCAGGTCTTGCCCTTGGCCTTCTTGCCTCTTGCCGCTTCATAAATGCAGAGTGCATGCAGTTCTTGTGGAAGAATTCTTTCAACCTCAATTCTTGCAGCATAAAGCGCCTTAGAGAGGTTAAGGAGACTTTAATCCAGAATGCCCGTAATTTCAGATACGAATGGTCTGGTAGTGGTTCCGGGCATTCTAAGGATATGCTCATTCTCGGAATGCTCGCCTCTTGCGCAAACATCGATACTCTGGATCTTGTATTGTGGGGATCTTGTGTAGATGGTCGCCGCGCATGGTACAATCGCAAACCACAATATCTGTATCAGAACGACCCCACCGTTCCTGCTGCCgttcaaaaattcaataaaagcAATGGCTTCGATAAACTCCTTAGTCTACATGGCCTTAAGAAGGTCATTGTTACGAAGCACTGGACTTTCAATGATAATATTGGCTACAATAGTTTGACCGACGTAGAAATGAAAGCTTTCGAGAAATTTTTAAATGATAAGCTTGCAACGCCAGTAGCACCGCCTGTGGTAAGTTCATGATCCTGTCAGTATATTCTTCTGGGTATCCTTCTAATCACATCTTAAGGTCATTGCTCACCTACCTTCCACTCCAACAAGAAAGTCGACCAGAATCCAGAAGAATGCGAAACCACTCAGATATGTCCCGGATCCAGTCagcgaagatgaggaaggcttttgggatgaggatgaagaagatgatgaagatgatgaagatgatgaatagGAATGAGATCCACGAAATATGAATCATTTCCGGACGTTGCGGTTCTCAGCTGGGTCTGTTAATGCTCGATGTTTGGGGGCTGTGTTGTCTAATATCGGGTTATGAGACTTTGATGCGCTGATATTGCAAGGGACTTACGCTTCATATTATCTAATATGAAACTATGGAGATTCATTCTTGAAGAGTTCTAACATTGGAGAGAAAGGATCGTGTAGTAGCCGTGCGAGAACGTAGATATTCGCCTAATAAGGGAGGGTGGTTTTCAAGGGAGGACATCAGCTTTCTTTCATACTCAATAATGGAGGCGAACAATAGTTTGCTAAATAGCAACAATAGTATACTTGATGTTAATAGTTATAGTTTATAATTCTCAAAACACTTTTGAGTGGACAATCAATTTGACGTCTTGAGTGCCTCATGAAACATGTACCTGTAGTGTCGTATAACTATCTTCAATatacaaatctcaaatttgaCAGTCGAACGTACCTTCTGGACTTGGCCCCTCGAGGAGATCGGGGgtttacctaggtagcttTTGGTGTGGGGTATAAAATTTAGCGTTGATGGTCCAAGCATAATCAGATCCGTGTAGCTTCAAGATTTCTAGATTCACAAAC is part of the Botrytis cinerea B05.10 chromosome 1, complete sequence genome and harbors:
- the Bcarp9 gene encoding Bcarp9, which encodes MPPFKDEHILIIAPGSQTTLAQLGLPESFTPPQRRFPTRMFLAPDGKTYEPYKIRPKKKDASATTNGDTEMGGIKEDKADEEEELEEVPEDDEGAIWPLKEGRIENLPAFCAFLHHVHNQLSPTLHTPVMLIAQPAWTAKNHEDLTQFIFEKFRTPALCIMDSALATSYAFGIANSTVIDVGFEKVDITAVTDFQISGRGNIPQSGGEAMTLRLQELLKSKDFTRDMAEQLKKSAICEILPLGTPLPGGEENAEVVSNPAAAASTGAPSSGPNVKVAEAPRGPGQNTEVGEEDAINGIDAAEDDGVLDVASIVASGKTQEYLAKIEKEKAGKASKKAQKDKEAAEAAAAKPVRLPNSKRPRATFHYESSLPEPDAKRQKTPEPVTTANHEGVPSPTGTATDAPVDTTSGTDPAVAVDETAAREQAKTARRQKAWEDEHPDRTRRDIDIGLERFQAASESYMDAIADTVYRTILSVDDISKRQDAWDSLIICGSGSKVRGFKDALIAILNARYLISPSSATMFMSELPSNLPTPSGTGSMTPNASFSSTPHPVPSANAVNPLLLAATTASNPALNPNIPSFNSGANAQHSSHSQSPTSIKLATPPGYFPEWKTYEEAVFLGSQVAAKVIFVVDQGLSKGFLSRVDFNEEGPTAIHQVGLVY